In Crassostrea angulata isolate pt1a10 chromosome 4, ASM2561291v2, whole genome shotgun sequence, one genomic interval encodes:
- the LOC128180898 gene encoding transmembrane protein 164-like → MEESENVTGLFSWAYSGVNFDLAGNGGIECRDFISVKQRVIETVISCAAAGLILYRAITHLTLPKNSVLLPDPVGKRILLVVHCLIFGIELGFKFATKQMIYILNPCHVATMMQIFCLAAPSGRLTTTVFRLHLHMLTGAPIAILFPVINTRLLPFETEVYYIQHLLMLVIPFYLLKIGGSYTAEPVHDFSWALVSMGVLYIIYFVPVQYLAYISLVNLNNMLCPAVSDPFYGPYYRICAMTHQALLIPTVGKFYTWLSQQFLTPSARDEEVSVFSIDWSAETPAPDNLRGKNGVISHGDRPSNNGHLKSS, encoded by the exons ATGGAGGAGTCGGAAAACGTAACAGGACTATTTTCCTGGGCCTACAGTGGCGTTAACTTTGACCTGGCAGGAAATGGAGGCATTGAGTGTAGGGATTTTATCAGTGTGAAGCAGCGAGTCATTGAGACAGTCATTAGCTGTGCAGCAGCAGGTCTTATCTTATACAGAGCGATCACACACCTGACTCTGCCAAAAAACTCGGTCCTCCTACCAGATCCCGTCGGAAAACGAATCCTCTTAGTGGTTCATTGTCTGATATTTGGCATCGAGCTGGGCTTCAAGTTCGCTACTAAGCAGATGATTTATATACTTAATCCATGCCATGTAGCAACCATGATGCAG ATATTCTGTTTGGCGGCACCGTCAGGGAGACTGACTACCACAGTTTTCCGGCTTCATCTACACATGTTAACGGGGGCTCCTATAGCCATCTTGTTCCCTGTAATAAATACTCGATTG TTGCCGTTTGAGACAGAAGTGTATTATATCCAACATTTGCTGATGCTAGTCATTCCATTCTACTTACTCAAAATTGGAG GTTCCTACACTGCTGAACCTGTTCACGACTTCAGCTGGGCTCTAGTGTCCATGGGAGTCCTGTACATTATATACTTCGTACCAGTACAGTATCTAGCATAT ATCTCATTAGTTAATCTAAACAACATGCTATGTCCAGCGGTGTCAGACCCGTTCTATGGGCCGTACTACAGAATCTGTGCAATGACTCACCAGGCACTACTTATACCAACCGTGGGCAAGTTCTACACGTGGCTGTCACAACAATTCCTCACCCCCTCCGCACGGGACGAAGAGGTGTCTGTGTTTAGTATAGACTGGAGTGCCGAGACCCCCGCACCGGACAATCTTAGAGGGAAGAATGGAGTGATTAGTCATGGGGATCGCCCATCCAACAACGGACACCTCAAGTCCTCCTGA